One Halolamina litorea genomic window carries:
- a CDS encoding uS10/mL48 family ribosomal protein produces MTFVTTLTFRSGDRATLDETVTSLKQQVERKGAECKGPHQEQPEHHAVPLYSQCQLGDRSDSWNYTVYTRWLEIHGSNHIAREVAGTDLPDSIHIEVDVERRASQAYR; encoded by the coding sequence ATGACCTTCGTCACGACCCTCACCTTTCGGAGCGGGGACCGGGCCACGCTCGACGAAACGGTGACCTCACTCAAACAGCAAGTCGAACGCAAAGGTGCCGAGTGTAAGGGCCCCCATCAGGAACAGCCCGAACACCACGCGGTGCCGCTGTACAGCCAGTGCCAGCTCGGGGACCGCTCGGACTCTTGGAACTACACCGTCTACACCCGCTGGCTCGAGATCCACGGCTCGAACCACATCGCCCGCGAGGTCGCCGGCACCGACCTCCCCGACTCGATCCACATCGAGGTCGACGTGGAGCGACGCGCCAGTCAGGCCTACCGCTAA
- a CDS encoding bis(5'-nucleosyl)-tetraphosphatase, protein MTVEATSAGAILFRDTRGEREYLLLKSRPGDWEFPKGGVEGEEELQQTAIREVTEEAGIEDFRLIDGFRKEYDYVFEANGNTIHKTVHLFIARSFEASAELSSEHRDMQWRDYEQALNTITQDGPRDILEDAHEYLDAVKEAEGDGYVGTPA, encoded by the coding sequence ATGACGGTCGAAGCGACGTCCGCTGGAGCCATCCTCTTCCGCGACACCCGCGGCGAACGGGAGTACCTGCTCCTGAAGAGCCGACCCGGGGACTGGGAGTTCCCCAAGGGCGGGGTCGAGGGGGAAGAGGAGCTCCAGCAGACCGCGATCAGAGAAGTGACTGAGGAGGCCGGGATCGAGGACTTCAGACTCATCGACGGCTTCCGCAAGGAGTACGACTACGTGTTCGAGGCCAACGGGAACACCATCCACAAGACGGTCCACCTGTTCATCGCCCGGTCGTTCGAGGCGAGCGCGGAGCTCTCCTCGGAACACCGCGACATGCAGTGGCGCGACTACGAGCAGGCGCTCAACACGATCACGCAGGACGGCCCTCGCGACATCCTGGAGGACGCCCACGAGTACCTCGATGCCGTGAAAGAGGCCGAGGGCGACGGCTACGTCGGCACGCCGGCGTAG
- a CDS encoding DUF5787 family protein, giving the protein MPDPAISSEFTFELLVCRWAELDWPPDDAARGVDGESADAAPPVIVSRQLGTQKRRWDTIVIECDPEGLAARREFGDRTIDGDLLPLVRHAPAEWAYYRDALPDPGYPWRYVREAIHRGAARGLIEKRKNGRRIEIRRNRPYPDWVRRIVAIENKPDLDASAAAALSDQLEHDVETALADEVWLATGRTGERVEPALLREFPVEAGVLTMDFGDGGDRPRVDADAATVDWLPSTLEPQSDGERFDSAEKARRRRLIAERAYGKGWRSFTETTRPDCRWFDLERMGRGLVPVCGAKRRCQSEAECGSRCGSFEPEPPQWRTKGWPIEGGPGKGVRALLERRRERARDPPSKSS; this is encoded by the coding sequence GTGCCCGACCCCGCTATCAGTTCGGAGTTCACCTTCGAGCTACTGGTCTGTCGCTGGGCCGAACTCGACTGGCCACCCGACGACGCCGCTCGTGGCGTCGACGGCGAGAGCGCCGACGCCGCACCACCCGTGATCGTCTCACGCCAACTCGGCACCCAGAAGCGTCGCTGGGACACCATCGTGATCGAGTGCGATCCCGAGGGGCTCGCGGCGCGCCGGGAGTTCGGCGACCGAACGATCGACGGCGACCTGCTGCCCCTCGTCCGCCACGCACCGGCGGAGTGGGCCTACTACCGTGACGCGCTCCCGGACCCGGGGTACCCGTGGCGCTACGTCCGCGAGGCGATCCACCGCGGCGCCGCCCGCGGCCTGATCGAGAAACGGAAGAACGGGCGCCGTATCGAGATCCGGCGGAATCGACCGTACCCCGACTGGGTGCGCCGCATCGTCGCCATCGAGAACAAGCCGGATCTCGACGCCAGCGCCGCCGCCGCGCTGTCGGACCAACTCGAACACGACGTCGAGACGGCACTCGCCGACGAGGTGTGGCTGGCGACCGGTCGAACCGGCGAGCGGGTCGAGCCGGCACTCCTGCGTGAGTTCCCGGTCGAAGCCGGGGTTCTGACGATGGACTTCGGCGACGGGGGGGACCGACCCCGGGTCGACGCCGACGCGGCGACGGTCGACTGGCTCCCGTCGACGCTCGAGCCACAGAGTGACGGCGAGCGCTTCGACTCGGCGGAGAAGGCCCGGCGGCGACGCCTCATCGCCGAGCGGGCGTACGGCAAGGGCTGGCGGTCGTTCACCGAGACGACTCGCCCGGACTGCCGCTGGTTCGACCTCGAACGGATGGGCCGCGGGCTGGTGCCGGTCTGTGGGGCGAAGAGACGCTGTCAGAGCGAGGCCGAGTGTGGCAGTCGCTGTGGGTCGTTCGAGCCGGAACCGCCACAGTGGCGGACGAAGGGCTGGCCCATCGAAGGCGGGCCGGGGAAGGGGGTTCGGGCGCTGTTGGAGCGACGGCGCGAGCGCGCGCGGGATCCACCGTCGAAATCTTCGTGA
- a CDS encoding NAD(P)/FAD-dependent oxidoreductase, with amino-acid sequence MSEADPEYQVAVVGGGPAGLTAALYTTRLGHDTVLINRGGGRAAMMQDTHNVIGITEETSGAELLQTATEQVESYGADTVRGYVSDVHGGVGNFTLDVGDDSYTAERVVLATGFSDERPDPPLPRTGRGLHYCLHCDAYMFIDESVYVMGTGESAAHVAMIMLNFTDEVDLLLRGAEPEWSDTTDEQLRAHPVEIIDEEITGMNTGDDGWLESFEFEDGTVREYRGGFPMFGSDYHAELADVLGLKRVDDDGEEAVEVDDHGRTSVEGVFAVGDLTPGHNQIPVAMGEGAKAGIALHYDLREYPKSLAELDGDSVDPAATPAVSQKLRDAAAKRHDDAEAPAADDD; translated from the coding sequence ATGAGCGAAGCCGATCCCGAGTACCAAGTCGCCGTCGTCGGTGGGGGGCCCGCGGGCCTGACAGCCGCGCTCTACACCACCCGACTGGGCCACGACACCGTCCTCATCAACCGCGGCGGCGGCCGCGCGGCGATGATGCAGGACACGCACAACGTCATCGGCATCACCGAGGAGACATCCGGCGCCGAACTGCTCCAGACCGCCACCGAGCAGGTCGAGTCCTACGGCGCCGACACCGTCCGGGGCTACGTCTCGGACGTCCACGGCGGCGTGGGGAACTTCACCCTCGACGTGGGCGACGACAGCTACACCGCCGAGCGCGTCGTCCTCGCGACGGGGTTCTCCGACGAGCGGCCGGACCCGCCGCTGCCCCGAACCGGCCGCGGGCTTCACTACTGCCTGCACTGTGACGCCTACATGTTCATCGACGAGTCGGTGTACGTGATGGGCACCGGCGAGAGCGCCGCCCACGTCGCGATGATCATGCTCAACTTCACCGACGAGGTGGACCTGCTGCTCCGCGGGGCTGAGCCGGAGTGGAGCGACACCACCGACGAACAGCTTCGGGCCCACCCCGTCGAGATCATCGACGAGGAGATCACCGGGATGAACACCGGCGACGACGGCTGGCTGGAGTCCTTCGAGTTCGAGGACGGGACCGTCCGGGAGTACCGCGGCGGCTTCCCCATGTTCGGCTCGGACTACCACGCCGAACTCGCCGACGTGCTCGGGCTGAAACGCGTCGACGACGACGGCGAGGAGGCAGTCGAGGTCGACGACCACGGCCGAACCTCCGTCGAGGGCGTGTTCGCCGTCGGCGACCTGACGCCGGGGCACAACCAGATCCCGGTCGCGATGGGTGAGGGTGCGAAGGCCGGCATCGCGCTCCACTACGACCTCCGGGAGTACCCCAAGTCGCTGGCCGAACTTGACGGCGACTCCGTCGACCCGGCGGCGACGCCAGCGGTTTCACAGAAACTCCGCGACGCCGCCGCCAAGCGTCACGACGATGCCGAAGCGCCGGCGGCCGACGACGACTGA